The Pedosphaera parvula Ellin514 sequence GGGTGTGCTCGACCAATAAACATCCTTCATATGCACATGATAAATACGTTTGGCGAACTTGCGGATAAAACCGACGTAGTCCACTCCTTGATAACCAAGGTGCGAAGGATCGTAGTTGAATCCAAACTCAGGACGATTGCCAATGGCCTGCAGCGCACGCTCCGCACTGACAATATCAAACGCAATTTCTGTCGGATGCACTTCGAGGGCAAACTTTACTTTGCAACGTTTGAACTCATCGAGGATGGGGTTCCAACGGGCTGCGAAATCAGCAAAACCATCTTCGATTTGCGCGGGGCTTACTGGCGGAAAGCTGTAGAGCAAACTCCAGATTTTCGAACCAGTGAAACCATTGACCACGCTGACACCCAAATTCTTCGCTGCATAAGCCGCTTTAATCACTTCATCAGCCGCACGCTTCTTAACATCGTCGGGCTTGCCATTGCCCCAAACGTGTGGGGGCAGAATCGATTTATGACGCTCGTCGATGTTGTCACAAACCGCCTGGCCAACCAGATGCGTGGAAATCGACCAGGTTTTCAGCCCATGCCTGGCGAGGATGGCCTTCCGGTCATCGCAGTAAGCCTTATCCTGCGCCTTGTTAACATCAAAATGATCTCCCCAGCAGGCCAGTTCCAAACCATCGTAGCCAAAGGATTTGGCCTTCTGAGCAACGGTTTCGAACGTGAGGTCAGCCCACTGGCCGGTAAATAATGTAACTGGACGTGCCATAGTTGAATGCAATATGCGGT is a genomic window containing:
- a CDS encoding sugar phosphate isomerase/epimerase family protein, which codes for MARPVTLFTGQWADLTFETVAQKAKSFGYDGLELACWGDHFDVNKAQDKAYCDDRKAILARHGLKTWSISTHLVGQAVCDNIDERHKSILPPHVWGNGKPDDVKKRAADEVIKAAYAAKNLGVSVVNGFTGSKIWSLLYSFPPVSPAQIEDGFADFAARWNPILDEFKRCKVKFALEVHPTEIAFDIVSAERALQAIGNRPEFGFNYDPSHLGYQGVDYVGFIRKFAKRIYHVHMKDVYWSSTPTEAGVFGGHTNFGDPRRFWEFRSLGRGSINFERIIRALNDINYQGPLSVEWEDIGMDREHGAAEAAAFVKKVDFAPSKVAFDAAFDKKAQAKK